Proteins encoded together in one Synechococcus sp. A15-62 window:
- the gmd gene encoding GDP-mannose 4,6-dehydratase translates to MKKALITGITGQDGSYLAELLLDKGYEVHGIKRRASSFNTSRIDHLYQDPHEADPRLILHYGDLTDSTNLIRIIQQVKPDEIYNLGAQSHVAVSFEAPEYTANSDALGTLRILEAVRILNLTETCRIYQASTSELYGLVQEVPQKETTPFYPRSPYGVAKLYGYWITVNYREAYGMYACNGILFNHESPRRGETFVTRKITRGMARINEGLDDCLYMGNLDSLRDWGHARDYVEMQWRMLQQEGPPEDFVIATGRQESVRRFIELTAESLGWGSLIWEGEGVDEVGRRSTGEVVVRIDPRYFRPAEVETLLGDPSKAHEKLDWTPTTTLEELVAEMVEADKEEARKEALLRLKGFNVVGSMENPPTTSAAIQANRSKG, encoded by the coding sequence ATGAAGAAAGCACTTATTACTGGCATCACCGGCCAAGATGGAAGTTACTTAGCAGAATTACTTCTTGACAAGGGATACGAAGTGCATGGCATTAAACGTCGCGCCAGCAGCTTCAATACAAGTCGCATTGATCACCTATATCAGGATCCGCACGAAGCTGACCCACGCTTGATTCTGCATTATGGAGACTTAACCGATAGCACCAATTTGATCAGAATTATCCAACAAGTTAAGCCCGATGAAATTTATAATTTGGGTGCCCAAAGCCACGTAGCAGTCAGCTTTGAAGCGCCCGAATATACAGCCAATAGTGATGCGCTGGGAACACTCAGAATCCTTGAAGCTGTACGAATTCTGAACTTAACTGAGACTTGTCGAATTTACCAAGCCAGCACAAGTGAACTTTACGGACTTGTGCAGGAAGTACCTCAAAAAGAAACCACACCTTTTTACCCGAGAAGCCCCTATGGCGTAGCGAAGCTTTACGGCTACTGGATCACGGTGAACTACCGCGAGGCCTATGGCATGTATGCCTGTAACGGCATATTATTTAATCACGAAAGTCCTAGACGTGGTGAAACTTTTGTGACACGGAAAATCACAAGAGGCATGGCTCGCATTAATGAAGGACTTGATGATTGCTTATACATGGGTAATCTCGACTCTTTGAGAGACTGGGGTCACGCAAGGGATTACGTGGAAATGCAGTGGCGGATGCTTCAGCAGGAGGGTCCACCTGAAGATTTTGTGATAGCAACAGGCCGACAGGAGAGCGTCCGGCGATTCATCGAACTCACTGCAGAATCACTGGGATGGGGATCGCTAATATGGGAGGGCGAAGGAGTAGATGAGGTGGGGCGCCGCAGCACCGGTGAAGTGGTTGTGCGCATTGATCCTCGCTACTTCCGACCTGCAGAGGTGGAGACCCTGCTTGGCGATCCCAGCAAAGCTCATGAGAAACTGGATTGGACACCTACCACCACCCTGGAAGAACTTGTTGCCGAGATGGTTGAGGCAGACAAAGAAGAAGCCAGGAAAGAAGCGTTACTACGTCTCAAAGGATTCAACGTAGTGGGATCGATGGAGAACCCACCGACCACCTCTGCAGCGATTCAGGCCAACAGGAGCAAAGGTTGA
- a CDS encoding mannose-1-phosphate guanylyltransferase/mannose-6-phosphate isomerase: MAATPLIPVILCGGTGTRLWPLSRASYPKQYWPLSGDGEATLLQQTQQRLTGLEALAAPLLICNEDHRFIVAEQMRQIGVEPNAILLEPMGRNTAPAVTVAALQATANGEDPLLLVLAADHLIRDGAQFRQAINAGRKPAEEGRLVTFGIVPTAPETGYGYIEASETFSLGEPAHVTIKRFVEKPDQATAEQFLATGRFTWNSGMFLFRASAMLAELERLAPEVVSCCRAALEQDTADLEFHRLEREAFAKCPNVAIDVAVMEKTELGSVLPLDAGWSDVGSWSALWDTSEQKDSQGNVLQGHVIAEESRDCYLRSEHRLVVGLGVENLVVVETDDAVLIADRYKAQEIKTVVKQLEAAGSPEGKAHRKIYRPWGSYTGVVEGSRWQVKRISVKPGASLSLQMHHHRAEHWIVVRGTAIVERDGEEQLLGENQSTYIPLGCKHRLSNPGKIPVELIEVQSGEYLGEDDIVRFQDRYGRSDAIMTKAKA, from the coding sequence ATGGCCGCGACACCGCTGATTCCTGTGATCCTTTGCGGAGGAACCGGCACACGCCTGTGGCCGCTGTCGCGGGCGAGTTACCCCAAGCAGTACTGGCCCCTAAGCGGTGACGGCGAAGCGACGCTGCTGCAGCAGACCCAGCAACGGCTGACAGGGCTCGAGGCCTTAGCGGCTCCCTTGCTGATCTGCAATGAAGACCACCGCTTCATCGTGGCCGAGCAGATGCGCCAGATCGGGGTTGAACCGAACGCGATCCTGCTGGAGCCGATGGGCCGCAACACCGCCCCGGCGGTGACGGTGGCCGCACTGCAGGCCACGGCCAACGGCGAGGACCCCCTGCTGCTGGTGCTGGCGGCGGATCATCTGATCCGTGATGGAGCACAGTTCCGCCAGGCCATCAACGCCGGCCGCAAGCCGGCAGAAGAAGGCCGCCTGGTGACCTTCGGCATCGTGCCGACGGCCCCGGAAACTGGCTACGGCTACATCGAGGCCAGCGAAACGTTCTCCCTCGGAGAACCCGCCCATGTGACGATCAAGCGCTTCGTCGAGAAGCCCGACCAGGCCACAGCAGAGCAGTTTTTGGCCACCGGCCGCTTCACCTGGAACAGCGGCATGTTCCTGTTCCGCGCCAGCGCGATGCTGGCGGAACTGGAGCGGCTGGCACCAGAGGTGGTGAGTTGCTGCCGGGCAGCGCTGGAGCAGGACACAGCCGACCTGGAATTCCATCGGCTGGAGCGGGAGGCCTTCGCCAAGTGCCCCAACGTGGCCATTGACGTGGCCGTGATGGAAAAAACGGAACTGGGCAGTGTGCTGCCGCTGGATGCGGGCTGGAGTGATGTGGGCAGCTGGAGTGCCCTCTGGGACACCTCAGAACAAAAGGATTCCCAAGGAAATGTGCTGCAGGGCCACGTGATTGCCGAAGAAAGCCGCGACTGCTATCTACGCAGCGAACACCGTCTGGTGGTGGGGCTGGGGGTTGAAAACCTGGTGGTGGTGGAAACCGACGACGCCGTGTTGATTGCGGATCGCTACAAGGCCCAGGAGATCAAGACCGTGGTGAAGCAACTGGAGGCCGCCGGCAGCCCGGAAGGCAAGGCGCACCGCAAGATCTATCGCCCCTGGGGCTCCTACACGGGTGTGGTGGAGGGCAGCCGCTGGCAGGTGAAGCGGATCTCGGTGAAACCCGGCGCAAGCCTATCGTTGCAGATGCACCACCACCGGGCCGAACACTGGATCGTGGTGCGGGGAACAGCCATTGTTGAGCGCGACGGAGAAGAGCAACTGCTGGGCGAGAACCAGAGCACCTATATCCCTCTTGGCTGCAAACACCGCCTGTCAAATCCAGGAAAAATTCCTGTAGAGCTCATTGAAGTACAGAGCGGCGAATACCTCGGTGAAGACGACATTGTGCGGTTTCAGGACCGTTATGGACGCAGTGATGCAATAATGACTAAAGCAAAAGCTTGA
- a CDS encoding FkbM family methyltransferase: MKGTKVSSKNSFLKRYLDSGNKINTVFDVGVNERTQELINLFPDALHYLFEPSTIYNEKIYTYYASINHSLHNIALADKNEITYIIETSLKKDGVITHARMSPHYIEPNGLSIVRCSEVEIKRLDSMFDAIPANSLLKIDTDGSDLLVLKGCGDLLQSFSIILVEAALHKFSETVSFLEEKGFAFRDMVDRCYYHERLWQADLVFFPVDAIPDGWDHNPSVNFKREAYIECD; encoded by the coding sequence ATGAAGGGTACTAAGGTTTCTAGCAAAAATTCCTTTTTAAAGCGATATTTAGACTCCGGAAATAAGATTAACACTGTTTTTGACGTAGGCGTTAACGAAAGAACCCAGGAGTTGATTAATCTCTTCCCCGATGCTCTCCACTATTTATTTGAGCCAAGTACCATTTACAATGAGAAAATATATACTTATTACGCCTCTATAAACCATTCTTTGCACAATATAGCTTTAGCAGATAAAAATGAAATAACGTATATTATTGAAACAAGTTTAAAAAAGGACGGAGTGATTACTCACGCCCGAATGTCGCCACACTATATTGAACCTAATGGCCTCTCAATTGTCAGATGTTCTGAGGTGGAAATCAAAAGGCTTGATTCAATGTTCGACGCAATACCCGCCAATTCTCTCCTCAAAATTGATACTGATGGGTCCGATCTACTTGTTCTCAAAGGATGTGGAGATCTTCTGCAATCATTCTCTATTATCTTGGTGGAAGCCGCATTACATAAGTTTTCCGAAACTGTTAGTTTTCTCGAGGAGAAGGGTTTTGCATTCAGGGACATGGTTGATAGGTGTTATTATCACGAGCGTTTGTGGCAAGCAGATCTTGTGTTTTTTCCAGTAGATGCCATACCTGATGGATGGGACCATAATCCATCAGTAAACTTCAAACGCGAAGCTTATATTGAGTGTGATTAA
- a CDS encoding M48 family metallopeptidase yields MNIQDTEHRALNHESNGDLESALMLWEKLSSEKPHKWQYFVSRFRCLISINNIPSLLGAIDEAKSYFPNNTNVIKYLADLLCRSGHFKKAESQYIDLLSLESSDWTYEKLCKNDNYRKTIFNLRGIYDASKILPITNLSQDNESTIIDKHFIFVSGLPRAGTTALGSLLRVLLREKLYIFTELTNPYQASCPDSFNPINIQKKLTQMNLINARIKAQGMKTNSPGIPLDDKAIAGYPFIGDKRPMLHYAIPHMQKNFSNSKVDIFHILRDPIDALHSCTKRAENMKDSWDPLRSYEQCSHEYNVMNNFLDEYFNTSQNSANFTVHLIDYNQVFRSRSYIQEKILRKLGLANDLVDHADSFLKKSASFLEGRNLIPRQDILSAYERIIDRSKENAVAQFLE; encoded by the coding sequence ATGAATATACAAGATACAGAACATCGTGCTTTGAATCATGAAAGCAACGGTGACCTTGAATCAGCCCTGATGTTATGGGAAAAACTTTCTTCTGAAAAACCTCATAAATGGCAATATTTTGTTTCGAGATTTCGTTGTTTGATTTCTATCAATAATATACCATCTCTTCTTGGTGCCATTGATGAGGCAAAATCTTATTTTCCCAATAATACCAATGTTATAAAATATCTTGCTGATTTGCTTTGTAGATCTGGTCACTTCAAGAAAGCTGAATCACAATATATTGATTTGCTATCTCTAGAATCATCTGACTGGACATACGAAAAACTTTGCAAAAATGATAATTATAGAAAAACTATTTTTAATTTAAGGGGAATATATGATGCTAGTAAAATTCTGCCCATTACCAACCTTTCACAAGACAACGAATCAACTATTATTGATAAACACTTTATATTTGTTTCAGGTTTGCCTCGCGCTGGCACAACTGCATTGGGTAGTTTGTTGAGAGTTCTCCTTCGAGAAAAATTATACATATTCACTGAGTTGACAAATCCTTATCAAGCATCTTGTCCTGATTCCTTTAACCCAATAAATATCCAAAAGAAGTTAACACAAATGAACTTAATTAATGCACGAATAAAGGCCCAAGGCATGAAGACTAATTCACCGGGCATACCTCTCGACGATAAGGCGATTGCAGGTTATCCATTTATTGGCGACAAACGTCCTATGTTGCATTATGCAATACCTCACATGCAAAAAAACTTTAGTAATTCTAAAGTTGATATTTTTCATATATTAAGAGATCCAATAGATGCACTTCATTCTTGTACTAAACGAGCTGAAAACATGAAGGATTCATGGGATCCCCTTAGAAGTTATGAGCAGTGTTCTCACGAATATAATGTCATGAATAATTTTTTAGACGAGTATTTCAATACAAGTCAGAATTCAGCCAACTTTACTGTTCACCTAATAGATTATAATCAGGTGTTTCGCTCTAGGTCTTATATCCAAGAAAAAATCCTTCGTAAGTTAGGATTAGCTAATGATCTTGTAGATCACGCAGATTCCTTTCTTAAGAAATCAGCCAGTTTCCTCGAAGGTCGTAACCTCATACCAAGGCAAGATATTTTAAGTGCCTATGAAAGAATAATCGATAGAAGTAAGGAAAATGCAGTAGCACAGTTTTTAGAATAA
- a CDS encoding GSCFA domain-containing protein, producing the protein MNPYEDLPEIAFWKTGVFKESPFFIKDIYKKKFNISSNSKIASAGSCFAQHIADKLKISGFNFLDTEIAPAGFPPELCRKYGYGMYSSRYGNIYNVLQLRQLADEALGSYKPDDYIWRNNGRYYDAIRPSIQPQGFDSPEEVEFQRQCHIDNVRKMFKQLDVFIFTLGLTEVWVNKKSNTAYPIAPGVIAGGYNPDNYHLINTGFNDIISDFNSFQQSVKQIRSGRPFKIILTVSPVPLTATATGRHVLAATCYSKSILRAVAGHLYEKQAHVDYFPSYELITNPRSHSTFFSDNLRTIRSEAVESVMKHFFAEHKPHVSNISKQRKINNQSTSSDKIQCEEALLEAFRQ; encoded by the coding sequence ATGAATCCCTACGAAGATCTGCCAGAAATTGCTTTTTGGAAAACTGGGGTTTTCAAGGAGTCTCCTTTTTTCATAAAAGATATTTACAAAAAAAAATTTAATATCTCCTCTAATTCAAAAATAGCTTCGGCTGGATCTTGTTTTGCACAACATATAGCTGATAAATTAAAAATTTCTGGTTTTAATTTTCTTGATACTGAGATTGCTCCAGCGGGATTCCCTCCAGAACTATGTCGTAAATACGGCTATGGGATGTACAGTTCAAGGTACGGTAACATTTATAATGTATTACAATTAAGGCAACTTGCAGATGAAGCATTAGGCAGTTACAAGCCAGACGATTATATTTGGCGTAACAATGGCCGATATTACGATGCTATCAGGCCAAGTATTCAGCCTCAAGGTTTTGATTCTCCTGAGGAAGTAGAGTTTCAGAGACAGTGCCATATTGATAATGTCAGAAAAATGTTTAAGCAGTTAGATGTTTTTATATTTACATTAGGTCTTACAGAAGTATGGGTAAATAAAAAATCAAACACAGCTTACCCTATAGCTCCTGGTGTTATTGCTGGAGGATACAATCCAGATAATTATCATCTGATTAATACAGGATTTAATGATATCATTTCAGATTTTAATTCTTTTCAACAAAGCGTGAAACAAATAAGGTCCGGTCGCCCTTTCAAGATCATTTTAACAGTCTCACCAGTTCCACTCACAGCTACTGCTACTGGAAGGCATGTTTTGGCAGCCACTTGTTATTCTAAATCCATTCTTCGAGCTGTAGCTGGTCATCTTTATGAGAAGCAGGCTCACGTAGATTATTTTCCGTCATATGAACTTATTACAAACCCTAGATCTCATTCGACATTCTTTTCTGACAATCTTCGAACTATTCGATCTGAAGCTGTTGAAAGTGTGATGAAACATTTTTTCGCTGAGCACAAACCTCATGTAAGTAATATATCCAAGCAAAGGAAAATAAATAACCAGTCTACTTCGAGTGATAAGATACAATGCGAAGAAGCATTGCTAGAAGCGTTCAGACAGTGA
- a CDS encoding glycosyltransferase: MPKVSIVMPTYNSSLTLPKSLDSIASQTFDDIELLLIDGASNDATLEIADAYNHIVSLCISEKDNGMYDAINKGIKASTGEYIIILNSDDLYFPKTIEHLIGIASMHDDRTIVSALACEFSERGRQFIRNIPIRSWNYSAHLRMPLRHELMLIPGDIYSELGGYDTSYKLAGDLDICSRIKLDDSIKVIQEEIYLMGFRAGGMGYMLNTTLINERIQHYKKIFGELPNPFLDTLARDASPQQLYEQLSQINFADLTNSDNLILACRDYLGTRGYYQIEGNLPKWKTLTNWANELNV, translated from the coding sequence ATGCCTAAGGTATCTATTGTAATGCCTACTTATAATAGTTCATTAACTTTACCAAAAAGCTTAGATTCAATTGCTTCTCAGACATTTGATGACATAGAACTATTACTAATTGATGGTGCTAGTAATGATGCAACTCTTGAAATTGCCGATGCATATAACCATATAGTGTCTTTATGTATAAGCGAAAAAGATAATGGCATGTACGACGCAATAAATAAAGGTATAAAGGCTTCAACAGGAGAATATATTATAATATTAAATAGTGACGACTTGTATTTCCCAAAAACAATAGAACACTTAATTGGTATCGCATCAATGCATGATGATAGAACGATAGTTTCGGCCTTGGCGTGTGAGTTTAGTGAACGAGGTAGGCAGTTTATTCGAAATATTCCGATACGTTCGTGGAACTATTCTGCACATCTGCGAATGCCCTTGAGGCACGAATTGATGTTAATTCCCGGCGATATATATAGTGAGCTCGGTGGATACGACACATCGTATAAGCTTGCAGGTGACTTAGATATATGTTCACGCATTAAATTAGATGATTCTATTAAGGTTATCCAAGAAGAGATATACTTAATGGGGTTCAGAGCTGGTGGAATGGGATACATGTTAAATACAACTTTAATCAATGAACGAATTCAACATTATAAAAAAATATTTGGTGAATTACCAAATCCATTTCTTGATACTTTAGCAAGGGATGCCTCACCACAACAACTATATGAGCAATTATCGCAAATCAATTTTGCAGACCTGACTAACTCTGATAATTTAATTTTGGCATGTAGAGACTACCTTGGAACAAGAGGATATTATCAAATTGAAGGAAACCTGCCTAAGTGGAAAACTTTGACAAATTGGGCAAATGAATTGAATGTATAG
- a CDS encoding glycosyltransferase: MEKNYSESFTSQLSEAVRNYENSPRLLHELIEHAKTNKPGSLNTLFKIQSLLQKRYKGLNRPELKDGTSETADLTQIREFYSRFANPKHTEYSESKSGPRSSNERYIKNRKSRAWGFHKGERTSLSTNELSLPKSGGGNANIFIVTPCYNSEQYLSKTINSIISQVSDKYDIYYHIQDGGSSDKTISIIKEWGRIIEQLKELSPDFRLYFSWDSEKDSGMYEAIKKGFDGFRIFPSDICTWINSDDVLEIGSCALVYSLFSNNISIDWIIGKQKCISSNDTILSTDFKGYPRQIIEAGFCEGKNWPFIQQEGSFWLFSLWDKVNGIDEKYKYAGDWDLWRRFAKSSQPLCVDQALGSFRKHSNQKTNNIAAYFAEMNEAIEKDQRKDINNVENKKLSFDIIKYVPENTADPKFEVFESDVKSVNFAVNLINSPRGNDVLRRSSDYQGKSINSKKSIKPLKIATFCTLLQGGAGQGSLRRVQALRQLGLDVRIFTLNAGSYSNLHYVYEVSPPIENYTDKTTWQLIEADRIELVDNDSTRGEFFSADIALCNGENLTSILNWADAIHLHWISGFIDLPNFLSMCRKKNLPIFWTTGDMFPVTGGCHYSEGCDKFLSECDSCHQVFPSKQNYIKHVHKKKTLALKNSGITFVYPSHNIKNLISGSQQHMATTHVVIPNAYPVNNFRQYANTHDHSSSCFIEDNSVSHFESSTFNVLVMSTEETKPRKGGLIAKQLISRLTHLSTTKKIPDIRILGLGNEALPDSNQYNDKVVKFTKGLRFDRLCQHFYSSNLFISLSIEDVGPMTVCESLLCGTPVLGFNIGILADIVSYFKVDEICRTIPPSSVSSLADSAADFINRLNTCDQRLIKKKCIDTAKLYADPYSNARKHYNEYLRGISNA; encoded by the coding sequence GTGGAAAAAAATTACTCCGAGTCTTTCACCTCTCAACTGTCTGAAGCAGTTAGAAACTATGAAAACTCACCACGCCTTTTGCACGAATTAATAGAACATGCCAAGACCAATAAGCCTGGTTCGCTGAATACTCTTTTTAAAATACAATCCCTTCTTCAAAAGAGATACAAAGGTCTCAATAGACCTGAACTAAAAGATGGAACGAGTGAGACAGCAGACCTCACACAAATTAGAGAATTTTATTCAAGATTTGCAAATCCAAAACATACGGAATACTCAGAAAGCAAGAGTGGTCCACGTTCTTCAAATGAAAGATATATAAAGAATAGGAAGTCGCGTGCCTGGGGGTTCCACAAAGGGGAAAGAACATCTCTTTCTACCAATGAGCTTTCACTGCCTAAATCAGGCGGTGGCAATGCAAATATTTTTATTGTGACACCCTGTTATAACTCAGAACAATATCTATCAAAAACCATAAATTCAATAATCAGTCAAGTTTCAGATAAATACGACATCTATTACCATATTCAAGATGGCGGCTCTTCAGACAAAACAATATCAATCATTAAAGAGTGGGGACGCATAATCGAACAATTAAAAGAACTATCACCTGATTTCAGACTATACTTTAGCTGGGACAGCGAAAAAGACAGTGGCATGTATGAAGCGATAAAAAAAGGCTTTGATGGATTTAGGATATTCCCAAGTGACATCTGCACTTGGATTAACAGTGATGACGTATTGGAGATTGGATCATGCGCATTGGTTTACTCATTATTCTCGAATAATATTTCAATTGACTGGATTATTGGAAAACAAAAATGTATATCCTCAAATGACACAATTCTCTCAACAGATTTCAAGGGATATCCACGACAGATTATTGAAGCTGGTTTTTGCGAAGGGAAAAACTGGCCATTCATACAGCAAGAAGGATCTTTTTGGTTATTCTCATTGTGGGATAAAGTAAATGGTATTGATGAAAAATATAAATATGCTGGAGACTGGGACTTATGGCGAAGATTTGCAAAGTCATCTCAGCCATTATGTGTGGACCAAGCACTAGGAAGCTTCAGAAAGCATAGCAATCAAAAAACAAACAATATTGCGGCATACTTTGCTGAAATGAACGAGGCCATTGAAAAGGATCAGCGAAAAGATATTAATAATGTAGAAAACAAGAAACTAAGCTTTGATATTATAAAATACGTACCAGAAAATACTGCAGATCCAAAATTTGAGGTTTTTGAAAGCGATGTGAAATCCGTAAATTTTGCCGTCAACCTTATTAATTCACCGAGAGGAAACGATGTTCTTAGACGCTCAAGTGATTACCAGGGAAAATCTATCAACTCAAAAAAATCAATAAAACCACTAAAAATTGCTACATTTTGCACTCTCCTTCAAGGAGGTGCAGGCCAAGGCAGTCTCAGAAGAGTTCAAGCATTAAGACAACTTGGTTTAGACGTAAGGATATTTACGTTGAATGCAGGATCGTATTCTAATTTACACTATGTTTATGAAGTTTCCCCTCCAATTGAAAACTATACAGATAAAACGACTTGGCAACTTATTGAAGCCGATAGAATAGAACTGGTAGACAACGATTCAACGAGAGGCGAATTCTTTTCAGCCGATATAGCATTATGCAACGGTGAAAATTTAACTAGCATATTAAATTGGGCGGATGCAATACATTTACATTGGATCTCAGGGTTTATTGATCTTCCAAACTTTTTAAGTATGTGCAGAAAAAAGAATTTACCGATATTTTGGACTACAGGAGATATGTTCCCCGTAACAGGTGGCTGTCACTATAGCGAAGGGTGCGATAAGTTTCTAAGTGAATGCGACTCATGCCACCAAGTATTTCCAAGTAAACAAAATTACATCAAGCACGTTCACAAAAAAAAGACGCTTGCACTGAAAAATTCGGGCATAACTTTTGTATACCCATCACATAATATAAAAAATCTAATCTCTGGGTCTCAACAACACATGGCAACAACACATGTGGTTATACCAAATGCATACCCAGTAAATAATTTTCGACAATATGCTAACACTCATGATCACAGTAGTTCTTGCTTTATTGAAGATAACAGCGTATCGCATTTCGAGAGTTCTACTTTTAATGTACTGGTTATGTCAACTGAAGAAACTAAACCTAGAAAAGGTGGCTTAATAGCAAAACAACTTATATCACGTCTAACACATTTATCAACAACAAAAAAGATTCCAGATATTCGTATTTTGGGACTAGGTAATGAGGCGCTACCAGATTCAAATCAATACAATGATAAAGTTGTTAAATTCACAAAAGGTCTAAGATTTGATCGACTATGTCAACACTTTTACTCGTCTAATTTATTTATTTCATTGAGTATTGAAGATGTTGGTCCAATGACCGTTTGTGAGTCTTTGTTATGCGGTACACCAGTACTTGGATTTAATATAGGAATACTAGCAGATATTGTCTCTTACTTTAAGGTAGATGAAATATGTAGAACAATACCTCCTTCTTCCGTGTCATCACTTGCAGATTCTGCAGCAGATTTTATAAACAGATTAAACACATGTGACCAAAGGTTAATCAAGAAGAAATGCATAGATACAGCTAAATTGTATGCAGATCCTTATAGTAATGCTAGAAAGCATTATAATGAATATTTGAGGGGTATTTCTAATGCCTAA
- a CDS encoding NAD-dependent epimerase/dehydratase family protein: MKVLVLGGDGFCGWPCAVNLADQGHDVLIVDNLSRRKIDIDLEVESLTPIVSIGERLKVWEETGGKPMRFVHMDIAHEYQRLLDLLQDERPDSVVHFAEQRAAPYSMKSSATKRYTVDNNVNGTHNLLAAIVESGQDIHVVHLGTMGVYGYGSHRGATIPEGYLKVEVPQPDGSRFEEEILHPASPGSVYHMTKTLDQLLFLYYNKNDKVRITDLHQGIVWGTNTDATDRDPRLTNRFDYDGDYGTVLNRFLMQAAIGYPLTVHGTGGQTRAFIHIRDSVRCVQLALENPPEQGERVKIFNQMTESHQVGELAKKVAALTGAQVNNLANPRNEAVENDLIVDNHCFIELGLNPTTLDDGLLKEVVEIATRYADRCDRNRILCTSAWTKTQAQAIQSH, encoded by the coding sequence GTGAAAGTTCTCGTTCTCGGCGGTGACGGCTTCTGCGGCTGGCCCTGTGCGGTGAACCTGGCTGATCAGGGCCACGACGTGCTGATCGTGGACAACCTCAGCCGTCGCAAGATCGATATCGACCTTGAGGTTGAGTCGTTGACGCCGATCGTGAGCATCGGCGAGCGCCTCAAGGTCTGGGAGGAGACCGGTGGCAAACCGATGCGGTTTGTCCACATGGACATTGCCCATGAGTACCAGCGGTTGCTGGATCTGCTTCAGGACGAGCGCCCGGATTCCGTGGTCCACTTCGCGGAACAACGTGCCGCCCCCTATTCGATGAAGAGCAGCGCCACCAAGCGCTACACCGTCGATAACAACGTCAACGGAACCCACAACCTCCTGGCCGCCATCGTTGAAAGCGGTCAGGACATCCACGTGGTGCATCTGGGCACCATGGGCGTCTACGGCTACGGCTCCCACCGCGGAGCCACCATTCCAGAGGGCTACCTGAAGGTGGAAGTGCCTCAGCCCGACGGCAGCCGCTTCGAGGAGGAAATCCTCCACCCGGCAAGCCCCGGCAGCGTCTATCACATGACCAAGACGCTCGATCAGCTTCTCTTCCTCTACTACAACAAGAACGACAAGGTCCGCATCACCGACCTGCACCAGGGCATCGTCTGGGGAACCAACACCGATGCCACTGACCGCGACCCGCGGCTCACCAACCGCTTCGATTACGACGGCGATTACGGCACGGTGCTGAACCGCTTCCTGATGCAGGCCGCGATCGGCTACCCGCTCACCGTTCATGGGACCGGTGGCCAGACCCGCGCCTTCATCCACATCCGCGATTCCGTGCGCTGCGTTCAGCTGGCGCTGGAGAACCCTCCGGAACAAGGGGAGCGAGTCAAGATCTTCAACCAGATGACCGAAAGCCATCAGGTGGGCGAACTGGCCAAGAAGGTGGCCGCTCTCACCGGCGCTCAGGTGAACAACCTGGCCAACCCCCGCAACGAGGCCGTTGAAAACGATCTGATCGTGGACAACCACTGCTTCATCGAGCTGGGCCTCAACCCCACCACCCTCGATGACGGCCTGCTGAAGGAAGTTGTGGAGATCGCCACCCGCTACGCCGACCGTTGCGACCGCAACCGCATCCTCTGCACCTCCGCCTGGACCAAAACCCAGGCCCAGGCAATTCAATCTCATTAA